In a single window of the Tigriopus californicus strain San Diego chromosome 2, Tcal_SD_v2.1, whole genome shotgun sequence genome:
- the LOC131877051 gene encoding uncharacterized protein LOC131877051, translating to MLIKSLTQSKCRGFTSSQFIPQFCRLSSEAGEQAANPLEFKHWIHMKDSLFFLGQRRTPWNRQELNPYKVLQPLQAKDLETDPNNFRENLIQDFNEIYHTVKDVGYPEMADQISGVVFMHATLEEDKCSKCMRVIDYLGMMSDTELIQAMQCTTQWPDTIKHSDVIRDLMKKMDSEFLRRAADFEPKTQWEVAIGLSCLHFLSYLKFPFSVLKSAMEQTTLGHETKEEVTILSLLSCACAHQVDSAFIGQWKEIGDHFQDHVVDHFDDYDPVEVGVCLAGLKVISGHRSQALKLKAENRYGFRF from the coding sequence ATGCTAATCAAATCGTTGACCCAATCCAAATGTCGTGGGTTCACCTCATCCCAATTTATACCACAGTTCTGCAGATTGAGTAGTGAGGCTGGTGAGCAGGCTGCAAATCCTTTAGAGTTCAAGCATTGGATACACATGAAAGATTCCTTATTCTTCTTGGGACAACGACGAACCCCTTGGAATCGACAAGAGTTGAATCCATACAAGGTTCTCCAGCCTCTTCAGGCCAAGGATCTGGAAACAGATCCAAATAATTTCAGAGAAAATCTCATTCAGGACTTTAATGAGATATATCATACAGTCAAGGATGTGGGGTATCCCGAAATGGCCGACCAAATCTCCGGAGTTGTTTTCATGCATGCCACTTTGGAGGAGGACAAGTGTTCCAAATGTATGAGAGTCATAGACTATCTAGGAATGATGAGTGATACTGAGCTTATTCAAGCTATGCAATGTACCACCCAATGGCCGGACACTATCAAACATTCGGATGTGATTAGGGacttgatgaaaaagatggaCTCTGAATTTCTTCGGAGGGCAGCTGATTTTGAACCTAAAACACAATGGGAAGTGGCGATTGGATTATCTTGCTTACATTTTCTGAGTTATCTCAAGTTTCCATTCTCAGTGCTCAAGTCTGCCATGGAGCAGACAACATTGGGGCATGAAACCAAGGAAGAAGTGACCATCTTAAGCCTCTTATCCTGTGCCTGTGCTCATCAAGTCGATTCGGCTTTTATCGGCCAATGGAAGGAAATCGGTGACCACTTCCAAGACCACGTGGTGgatcattttgatgactaCGATCCAGTCGAGGTTGGGGTGTGTTTGGCTGGTCTCAAGGTTATATCAGGTCACCGAAGTCAAGCTCTCAAGTTGAAGGCCGAGAATCGCTACGGTTTCAGATTTTGA